A single genomic interval of bacterium harbors:
- a CDS encoding SPFH domain-containing protein yields the protein MTGEIECKGRSGGLILLVGLILLGVNIWLVSVADKNPSTPLIVIIVFLWLLMLFVCSGLYTVQPNQAAVLTLMGKYVGTVKTNGLLWTFPFNKRTKVSLRANTLNGEKIKVNDKSGNPIEIAAIVVWQVKNTAQAVFDVENYYTYVTIQSESATRHLASSYSYDAHEQGEISLRGSIDEVSKALQKELEERVQKAGVVILETRLSHLAYAPEIAQVMLRRQQAEAIIAARQKIVHGAVSMVEMALQELAEKKIIELDDERKAAMVSNLMVVLCGEGEVQPIINTGTLYT from the coding sequence ATGACAGGAGAAATAGAATGCAAGGGAAGAAGCGGAGGGTTGATACTTTTGGTCGGCCTTATATTATTGGGTGTAAACATTTGGCTTGTAAGCGTTGCCGACAAAAATCCGTCAACGCCTTTGATAGTAATTATTGTATTTTTATGGTTATTAATGTTATTTGTATGTTCAGGGCTTTACACGGTTCAGCCAAACCAGGCGGCGGTGTTGACTCTTATGGGAAAGTATGTGGGAACGGTTAAGACGAACGGGTTATTATGGACGTTTCCATTTAACAAAAGGACAAAGGTTTCTTTGCGCGCGAACACTTTAAACGGGGAGAAAATAAAGGTAAACGATAAGAGCGGGAATCCGATTGAGATTGCGGCAATTGTAGTCTGGCAGGTAAAAAACACGGCGCAGGCTGTTTTTGACGTAGAAAATTATTACACATACGTTACCATACAATCTGAATCGGCTACACGACACCTGGCAAGTTCTTATTCTTATGATGCGCATGAACAGGGAGAGATTTCATTGAGAGGTTCGATTGATGAGGTTTCAAAAGCTCTGCAGAAAGAATTAGAAGAGCGGGTTCAAAAAGCCGGTGTTGTGATTTTGGAAACAAGGTTAAGTCATTTAGCATACGCTCCTGAGATCGCCCAGGTTATGTTAAGACGCCAGCAAGCGGAAGCAATTATTGCTGCTCGTCAAAAGATTGTACACGGAGCGGTTAGCATGGTAGAAATGGCATTGCAGGAATTAGCCGAGAAGAAAATAATTGAATTGGACGATGAACGGAAAGCGGCTATGGTAAGCAATTTAATGGTAGTATTGTGCGGGGAAGGCGAAGTTCAGCCAATAATTAATACCGGCACATTATATACGTAA
- a CDS encoding EscU/YscU/HrcU family type III secretion system export apparatus switch protein: protein MKDKPLNRAVALKYEHSRDRAPLVIAKGSGKLAEKIIEIAEEHGIKIYEDKELISTLMKLDIGDYIPEELYPVVAQILAFIYSLDRAAGNNERLNV, encoded by the coding sequence ATGAAAGACAAACCTTTAAATAGGGCTGTTGCATTAAAATACGAGCATTCCCGGGACAGGGCGCCATTAGTAATAGCAAAGGGAAGCGGAAAACTTGCCGAGAAAATTATTGAAATCGCGGAAGAGCACGGTATTAAGATATACGAGGATAAGGAATTGATTTCTACGCTGATGAAACTTGATATAGGGGATTACATACCGGAAGAGTTGTACCCGGTAGTAGCGCAGATACTGGCGTTTATATATTCGTTAGATAGGGCGGCAGGAAACAACGAACGTTTGAATGTTTGA
- a CDS encoding PfkB family carbohydrate kinase translates to MSILVVGSVALDTIKTPFGKRKDILGGSATYFSYSASFFTGVKLVAVVGDDFPKKHISLLKSRGINLDGLKVIKNGKTFRWSGSYKYDMNEATTHSTDLNVFETFKPQIPESYKNSEYVLLANIDPDLQLNVLSQVKKPKLIAADSMNLWINTKKSSLMKLLKKIDIFIINEGEARLFTGQPSLIKAGRMILGYGPKHVVVKKGEHGCLLFSKNGFFSAPAYPLENIFDPTGAGDTFAGGFIGYLAKLNKTHTEYDLRKAVVYGSVMASFNVESFSLERLKKLTDKEIQARYKQFKEITHIK, encoded by the coding sequence ATGTCTATCTTAGTCGTCGGTTCCGTAGCCCTTGATACTATTAAAACACCTTTCGGTAAACGTAAAGACATACTCGGTGGGTCCGCAACTTATTTCTCTTACAGCGCAAGCTTTTTTACCGGAGTAAAACTTGTTGCCGTTGTCGGTGACGATTTTCCCAAAAAACATATCAGTCTCCTGAAATCTCGCGGAATCAATCTCGACGGGTTAAAAGTAATAAAAAACGGCAAGACTTTCCGTTGGTCCGGCTCTTACAAGTATGATATGAACGAAGCCACAACTCATTCTACCGATCTCAATGTTTTTGAAACTTTCAAACCTCAAATTCCCGAAAGCTACAAAAACAGCGAATATGTCCTTCTTGCAAACATTGACCCCGACCTCCAACTTAATGTTTTATCTCAGGTAAAGAAACCGAAACTCATTGCTGCCGATTCAATGAATCTCTGGATAAATACAAAGAAATCTTCTCTAATGAAACTGCTTAAAAAGATAGACATATTTATTATCAATGAGGGAGAGGCGCGTTTATTTACAGGACAGCCCAGTCTGATTAAAGCAGGAAGAATGATTCTCGGTTACGGTCCCAAACACGTCGTCGTAAAAAAAGGCGAACACGGGTGTCTCCTTTTTTCGAAGAACGGTTTCTTTTCTGCTCCTGCGTACCCGCTCGAAAATATTTTTGACCCGACCGGCGCCGGTGATACCTTTGCAGGAGGTTTTATCGGATATCTTGCCAAACTGAATAAAACACACACCGAATACGATTTGAGAAAAGCCGTAGTTTACGGGAGCGTAATGGCATCTTTCAACGTTGAAAGTTTTTCCCTTGAAAGACTGAAAAAACTCACCGACAAAGAAATTCAAGCCCGGTATAAACAATTCAAAGAAATTACACACATAAAGTAA
- a CDS encoding M14 family zinc carboxypeptidase, with product MAIYLILWFIAIPDRYHTYNEVDSELQVITQTYPAITHLDTIGFSATDSLPIFALKISDNPNSEEDEPAVLYNGAHHAGELLGVEICMYMINDLVSKYTIDSTIKKWIDSTQIWVVPIVNPDGHNIVTSGIDTIWRRNTRDNNNNGQFDIVDGVDLNRNYDFLWETAGSSDSSSKNYRGPSPFSESETRAIKELTDKENFVFDICYHSANVSVSEVVYYPWKWGSNFSPDHFVISGIAKNIAQSIVNEAGNGTYVFGWGNAESGGMARNWFYGKKGTISFTTEVGESSTPPAEKVDTIAARNLPGAYYLLDRVHGSGITGCITDSITDEPLIAEVRILEAYSESLAPRMSDSAYGRYRRILTQGKYTVNAIKTGYDTARIDSVEVVDNLPTILNIKLHKLGIEEAGIKDLGVFQIYPNPVIGKTEIKFFFPIQAFSLKIYDISGREVKMRIMESQKTDYYSVRLDSKNLKTGIYFVKAKGYKTEKIIKLID from the coding sequence ATGGCTATATATTTAATTTTATGGTTTATAGCTATTCCCGACAGGTATCATACTTATAATGAAGTAGACAGCGAGCTTCAAGTTATAACTCAAACTTATCCTGCAATAACTCATCTGGATACGATTGGATTTTCTGCAACTGACAGTTTGCCAATATTTGCGCTCAAGATTTCCGATAATCCAAATTCGGAAGAAGATGAACCTGCCGTCCTTTACAATGGCGCTCATCATGCAGGAGAACTTCTTGGCGTAGAGATTTGTATGTATATGATAAATGATTTAGTCTCAAAGTATACAATAGATTCTACAATAAAGAAATGGATAGACAGCACTCAAATCTGGGTTGTCCCTATTGTTAATCCCGACGGACATAACATTGTAACTTCGGGGATTGACACTATCTGGAGAAGGAACACGAGAGACAACAATAATAATGGACAATTTGATATAGTTGATGGCGTTGACTTGAACCGAAATTATGATTTTCTATGGGAGACGGCAGGCAGTTCGGATTCTTCTTCAAAAAACTATCGCGGGCCGTCACCATTTTCGGAGAGTGAGACAAGAGCAATAAAAGAACTTACGGATAAAGAGAATTTTGTATTCGACATTTGTTATCATTCCGCAAACGTCAGTGTTTCTGAAGTAGTTTACTATCCATGGAAATGGGGCAGCAATTTTTCGCCTGACCATTTTGTCATAAGCGGGATAGCGAAAAACATAGCTCAATCAATAGTAAATGAAGCAGGAAACGGGACTTATGTATTTGGTTGGGGAAATGCAGAATCCGGGGGAATGGCAAGAAACTGGTTTTACGGGAAAAAAGGAACTATTTCGTTCACAACAGAGGTTGGAGAAAGTTCTACTCCACCCGCTGAAAAAGTAGATACTATAGCAGCAAGGAATTTACCGGGCGCATATTATTTATTGGATAGAGTACACGGCAGTGGTATAACGGGCTGTATTACCGACTCTATCACGGATGAGCCTCTTATTGCGGAAGTGCGGATTCTTGAGGCATACAGCGAAAGTCTTGCCCCGAGAATGAGTGACTCGGCTTATGGAAGATACAGGAGAATATTAACGCAGGGTAAATACACTGTTAATGCAATAAAAACGGGCTATGATACGGCAAGAATTGACAGTGTAGAAGTCGTTGATAACCTGCCTACAATCTTAAATATAAAACTACATAAATTAGGTATTGAGGAAGCGGGCATAAAGGATTTAGGAGTATTTCAAATCTATCCTAATCCTGTAATTGGAAAGACAGAAATTAAATTCTTTTTTCCCATTCAGGCTTTTTCTTTAAAAATTTATGATATCTCCGGCAGAGAAGTAAAGATGCGGATAATGGAATCACAGAAAACAGATTATTATAGTGTACGATTAGATAGCAAAAATTTGAAAACGGGAATATATTTTGTGAAAGCGAAAGGATATAAAACGGAGAAGATAATAAAGTTAATTGATTGA
- a CDS encoding isoprenylcysteine carboxylmethyltransferase family protein, whose product MASEKKSGLGKVILSLLYILIFPALLLWIAGDWLWVEGWIFNIWFIVLCFTTIIYLYRKDPALLEERYKQPGTGNQKGWDKYVVYGIIIGFIGWIAVMPLDARRYGWTTYFPLWVKVLGGIALAGSFFFFFRSYADNTFLSALVRIQKERKQKVVSTGVYGFVRHPMYLGGILLFIGTPMLLGSKYGILLGVMVTFLLAGRITGEEKMLVDELEGYAEYRKKVKYRLMRGIW is encoded by the coding sequence ATGGCGAGCGAAAAGAAATCGGGATTGGGGAAAGTTATTTTAAGTTTATTATATATACTTATATTTCCGGCGTTGTTACTTTGGATTGCGGGAGACTGGTTATGGGTTGAAGGATGGATTTTCAACATCTGGTTTATTGTGCTTTGCTTTACGACTATCATTTATTTGTACCGTAAAGACCCAGCATTACTTGAGGAAAGGTATAAACAACCGGGAACCGGCAACCAGAAAGGATGGGATAAGTATGTTGTATATGGCATTATAATCGGGTTTATAGGATGGATTGCGGTTATGCCTCTGGATGCAAGAAGATATGGATGGACTACATATTTTCCTTTATGGGTAAAGGTTTTAGGAGGGATTGCGCTGGCAGGATCTTTCTTCTTTTTCTTCCGGTCATACGCTGATAATACTTTTTTATCGGCTCTTGTCAGAATACAGAAAGAGCGGAAACAGAAGGTCGTATCCACGGGAGTTTATGGTTTTGTGAGACATCCGATGTATCTCGGGGGAATATTGCTTTTCATAGGAACGCCGATGCTGTTGGGGTCTAAATACGGGATACTTCTCGGAGTTATGGTTACTTTTCTTTTGGCGGGAAGAATTACGGGAGAAGAAAAGATGTTAGTTGATGAATTGGAAGGGTATGCTGAGTATAGGAAGAAAGTGAAGTACAGGTTGATGAGGGGAATTTGGTAG
- a CDS encoding GSU2403 family nucleotidyltransferase fold protein — protein sequence MEKKQYDLVVEVLSRLDKVEVLDKLVLVGSWCLLFYKEYFSKVKYIPAIKTRDIDFLVPLPSRIGVKVNIIGLLKDLGFIKGFYGDEGVMKLEHPELILEFLVPERGKGSSKPYDLPQLGINAQALRFLDFLTYKKIQVFVEGIKITLPHPAVFSLHKLIISARRQDKEKTKKDKEDAKRVLKALIEKGEADTIKEVFESVFVGWQKKILKSLDEIEDKEIISLLENKK from the coding sequence GTGGAAAAGAAACAATATGACCTTGTAGTTGAGGTTTTGAGTCGGCTTGATAAAGTAGAGGTTCTTGATAAACTTGTTCTGGTAGGTAGTTGGTGCTTGCTGTTTTATAAGGAGTATTTCTCAAAAGTGAAATACATTCCCGCAATTAAGACTAGAGATATAGATTTTTTAGTGCCATTGCCGTCTCGTATTGGTGTAAAGGTAAATATTATTGGGCTATTAAAAGATTTGGGGTTTATAAAGGGTTTTTATGGAGATGAAGGAGTGATGAAATTGGAACATCCTGAATTAATTCTTGAATTCTTAGTTCCTGAAAGAGGAAAGGGAAGCAGCAAACCTTACGATTTGCCTCAGTTGGGTATAAATGCTCAAGCATTAAGGTTCTTAGATTTTCTCACTTATAAAAAGATTCAGGTTTTTGTTGAAGGTATAAAAATTACATTACCGCATCCGGCGGTTTTCTCATTACATAAACTTATAATCTCAGCGAGAAGACAGGATAAAGAAAAGACAAAAAAAGATAAAGAGGATGCGAAGAGAGTTCTAAAAGCGCTTATTGAAAAAGGAGAGGCCGATACGATTAAAGAAGTTTTCGAGTCTGTTTTTGTCGGCTGGCAGAAAAAAATACTCAAAAGCCTGGATGAAATAGAAGATAAGGAAATTATTTCTTTACTTGAAAATAAAAAATAA
- a CDS encoding flagellar hook-basal body complex protein, which produces MVEGLYIGSSTLSARAQELDVIANNIANINTPGFKKEEFTFQSFLNKELTAFSPAVNKAAQTYNLDPSLLDSIIQAESSGNPNAVSPKGAKGLMQLMDSTASMMGVNDSFDPEENVLGGAKYFRSLLDQFGDVKLALAAYNAGPGTVKKYNGIPPYKETQKYVDKVLAGAQTLKKTPSFPTLQGYTNFDQGELETTSGKLDFAIEGKGLFKVTTPEGPKYTRAGSFALNDEGTLVTSHGYPVLGEGGEISIKGNELSVSKRGEITVDNELIDKFIIKSFDKFEKDGNNLFTGIGEEKDDSEFSILQGYIEKSNLNPMKELIHLTELLRAYENCQSVVATQDATLDLLINQVGRR; this is translated from the coding sequence ATGGTCGAAGGTTTATACATTGGGTCGAGCACTTTGTCTGCCCGCGCACAGGAACTTGATGTAATCGCTAATAATATAGCGAATATCAATACCCCGGGCTTCAAAAAGGAAGAATTTACTTTCCAGTCATTCCTTAATAAAGAACTTACAGCTTTCTCGCCTGCAGTCAATAAAGCCGCGCAGACCTATAACTTAGACCCGTCTTTACTGGACTCAATAATCCAGGCAGAATCCAGCGGGAATCCAAATGCCGTTTCTCCGAAAGGAGCAAAAGGGCTTATGCAGTTGATGGATTCTACAGCTTCTATGATGGGCGTTAACGACTCTTTTGACCCCGAAGAAAACGTTCTCGGCGGGGCAAAATATTTCAGGTCTTTGCTTGACCAGTTTGGAGACGTAAAGTTGGCGCTTGCAGCATATAACGCGGGACCGGGAACCGTGAAAAAATATAATGGAATACCACCTTATAAAGAAACACAAAAATACGTAGATAAAGTTTTAGCAGGAGCGCAGACATTAAAAAAGACCCCGAGTTTTCCTACACTGCAGGGATATACTAATTTTGACCAGGGAGAACTTGAAACAACTTCCGGGAAACTTGATTTTGCCATAGAAGGAAAAGGGCTATTTAAAGTTACCACACCTGAAGGACCAAAATATACAAGAGCGGGAAGTTTTGCGCTGAACGATGAAGGCACATTGGTTACCAGCCATGGGTATCCGGTACTCGGCGAAGGCGGGGAAATATCAATTAAAGGGAACGAACTCTCGGTGTCAAAACGTGGCGAAATAACCGTAGATAACGAACTTATAGACAAATTCATAATAAAAAGTTTTGATAAATTTGAAAAAGACGGGAATAATTTGTTCACGGGTATAGGCGAGGAGAAAGACGATTCGGAATTTTCTATTTTACAAGGGTATATAGAAAAATCCAATCTCAACCCGATGAAAGAACTTATTCACCTTACCGAATTGCTAAGGGCATACGAAAACTGCCAGTCAGTCGTGGCAACACAAGATGCGACGCTGGATTTACTTATAAACCAGGTAGGGAGAAGATAA
- the flgG gene encoding flagellar basal-body rod protein FlgG, with product MLRALYAAATGMEAQEKCLSIIANNLANVNTAAFKSQRASFEDLFYETYKKENTIEEPPAPIQIGHGTKLSSTSKSFTQGEVQQTQAPLDLMIKGDGFFKLTMPDGSEAYTRNGNFKLTGEGDIVDAHGYKLDPEITLPDNTVNIIISQDGKVSVTTSDDSTQQDMGEITLSKFMNPTGLESIGENLYKPTVNSGDAIDGVAGLDGFGSIDQGYLEMANVNVMDQMVQMILVQRAYELNSKVISTGDQMYAIANKIR from the coding sequence ATGTTAAGAGCATTATATGCAGCGGCGACGGGAATGGAAGCGCAGGAAAAATGTTTATCCATAATCGCAAATAATCTTGCAAACGTTAATACAGCCGCATTTAAGTCACAACGAGCTTCTTTTGAAGATTTATTCTATGAAACATATAAAAAAGAAAATACAATAGAAGAACCACCTGCACCCATACAAATAGGACACGGGACGAAACTTTCTTCTACTTCAAAAAGTTTCACCCAGGGAGAAGTGCAGCAAACGCAGGCACCTTTAGACCTTATGATAAAAGGCGACGGGTTCTTCAAGTTAACAATGCCGGACGGGAGCGAAGCTTACACGAGGAACGGGAACTTCAAACTCACCGGGGAAGGCGATATCGTTGACGCACACGGATATAAATTAGACCCTGAAATAACGTTGCCGGATAATACCGTAAACATCATCATATCGCAGGACGGAAAAGTATCCGTAACTACCAGCGATGATTCAACACAGCAAGATATGGGCGAAATAACTTTGAGTAAATTTATGAACCCGACAGGGCTTGAATCCATCGGGGAAAATCTTTATAAGCCGACGGTAAATTCCGGGGACGCGATTGACGGCGTTGCAGGATTGGATGGGTTTGGCAGTATTGACCAGGGGTACCTGGAAATGGCAAACGTAAACGTAATGGACCAGATGGTTCAAATGATTCTTGTCCAGCGCGCTTATGAATTGAATTCAAAAGTCATTTCAACCGGCGACCAGATGTACGCGATTGCGAATAAGATAAGATAA
- the flgA gene encoding flagellar basal body P-ring formation chaperone FlgA: MILNFIISVIISGESLANFAVADMYKRLPPPQQNGKWKVSALNTPSEVSIADSNYKLELELPKDVTYKGTNFSWIKIQNQDFFKKVPINLKVRLWIPVASAVKRLDKHHILTKEDLQIKFSEEAGIEDIESIVGMRTNRFVAKDEFITKDMIETLPLIEKGDKVEIVFYKNDVAIRSYGISKSDGWLNDSIFIDINGKIIKSQVIDKKVVRGEL; encoded by the coding sequence ATGATATTAAATTTTATTATTTCGGTAATTATATCGGGAGAGAGTCTGGCGAATTTTGCGGTAGCGGATATGTATAAACGACTTCCTCCACCCCAGCAAAACGGAAAATGGAAAGTCTCGGCTCTTAATACGCCGTCAGAAGTATCCATAGCCGATAGTAATTACAAACTGGAACTTGAATTACCTAAAGACGTAACTTATAAAGGGACAAATTTTTCCTGGATAAAAATCCAGAATCAAGATTTTTTCAAGAAAGTCCCGATTAACCTTAAAGTAAGGCTCTGGATACCGGTTGCGTCTGCGGTCAAAAGATTGGACAAACATCACATATTAACTAAAGAAGATTTACAAATTAAATTCAGCGAAGAAGCAGGGATAGAAGATATTGAAAGTATCGTAGGAATGCGAACAAACAGGTTTGTGGCAAAAGATGAGTTCATAACAAAAGATATGATAGAAACTCTTCCTCTTATTGAAAAGGGAGACAAAGTTGAAATCGTATTTTATAAAAATGACGTCGCCATTCGTTCTTACGGGATATCCAAGTCGGATGGATGGCTGAACGATTCGATATTTATAGACATAAACGGAAAAATAATCAAATCACAAGTAATAGACAAAAAAGTCGTCAGGGGGGAATTATGA
- a CDS encoding flagellar basal body L-ring protein FlgH, with the protein MISIYILLFSFSSLFTEPRAGKVGDLVTVLISESSYGANRAETVTNKSDDVSFGLSQSNLVPASVPLGNTVSAGISTKNDHNGRGRNIKEDKLIAYITATVTEVMPNGNLKIEGEKKINLNQDAQTIKVSGVVRAEDIETDNYINSNRLANAKIEYKGKGAVDSGQKRGFFMKLFDWIF; encoded by the coding sequence ATGATTAGTATATACATATTGCTTTTTAGTTTTTCTTCATTATTCACCGAACCACGAGCAGGAAAAGTCGGAGACTTAGTCACGGTACTTATCAGCGAATCTTCTTACGGGGCAAACAGGGCAGAAACCGTAACGAACAAAAGCGATGACGTTTCTTTTGGCCTATCACAGAGCAATTTAGTGCCTGCATCGGTTCCGTTAGGGAATACGGTATCCGCAGGGATATCAACAAAGAACGACCACAACGGCAGGGGAAGAAACATCAAGGAAGACAAATTAATCGCTTATATAACGGCAACCGTCACTGAAGTAATGCCTAACGGGAACTTAAAAATCGAAGGCGAAAAAAAAATCAATCTCAACCAGGATGCGCAGACCATTAAAGTATCAGGAGTGGTAAGGGCTGAAGACATCGAAACAGACAATTATATAAACTCAAACCGTTTGGCAAATGCCAAAATCGAATACAAAGGAAAAGGCGCGGTTGATTCGGGACAGAAAAGAGGATTTTTTATGAAGCTTTTTGATTGGATATTCTAG
- a CDS encoding flagellar basal body P-ring protein FlgI — translation MKPQINANKHRITDKIKIISLISVFIFIAGISQAARLKDISTIEGIQSYQLVGYGLVVGLKGSGDSYNSLVTQQSVKNLLEHFGIFTQDKNKRNKTKNVAAVMVTGELATSKPKGTKVDIKVSSIGDAKSIRDGNLLLTPLRDANGKDRATAQGTINASDKELTTGYIMNGAIVDLPIESEIKDTFYILLNTPDFSSAVSVQDTLNKQFGDSTLAKAMDGSRIRIKIPASYKGKALTFVSEIEKIDIAIDAEEKVVINGTTGTVVSGLNVKVSPVRLNYKDMKIEITKDTPVGEFIEMMYKSGVTETEVLDIIRSLKSSGAIGAQVIII, via the coding sequence ATGAAACCGCAGATAAACGCAAATAAACACAGAATAACAGATAAAATAAAAATTATATCATTAATTAGTGTGTTTATATTTATAGCGGGGATATCACAAGCGGCAAGGCTTAAGGATATTTCGACGATTGAGGGAATTCAGTCGTACCAGCTTGTAGGGTACGGCTTGGTTGTAGGATTAAAAGGAAGCGGGGACAGTTATAATTCTTTAGTTACGCAGCAATCGGTAAAGAATCTGCTTGAACATTTTGGTATTTTCACACAGGACAAGAACAAACGCAACAAAACGAAGAACGTTGCGGCGGTAATGGTAACGGGAGAACTTGCCACTTCAAAACCCAAAGGGACAAAAGTAGACATCAAAGTGTCATCCATCGGGGACGCAAAAAGCATCAGGGACGGGAATTTATTGTTAACGCCTTTAAGAGATGCAAACGGCAAGGACAGGGCAACAGCGCAGGGAACAATAAATGCTTCGGACAAAGAACTTACGACAGGATACATAATGAACGGGGCAATTGTAGATTTGCCGATAGAAAGCGAAATAAAGGACACATTCTATATTTTATTAAACACGCCGGATTTCAGTTCGGCAGTAAGCGTGCAGGACACGTTAAACAAACAATTTGGTGACAGCACATTAGCGAAGGCGATGGACGGGAGCAGGATAAGAATTAAAATACCGGCTTCATACAAAGGGAAAGCGTTGACGTTCGTTTCGGAGATAGAAAAGATAGACATTGCAATTGACGCTGAGGAAAAGGTAGTAATAAACGGAACGACGGGGACAGTAGTAAGCGGGTTAAACGTGAAAGTTTCCCCGGTAAGATTGAATTATAAGGATATGAAAATTGAGATAACGAAGGATACCCCGGTAGGGGAATTCATAGAAATGATGTACAAGAGCGGAGTAACGGAGACAGAAGTTCTTGACATAATAAGGAGTTTGAAATCATCGGGAGCTATAGGAGCGCAAGTTATAATAATATAA